GAACTGAGTATAATAGTTAAGGGAGTCATAAACTCGTGACTCACATTGGTAAAAAACATTAACTTATATTGATTAATTTCTTTGATTTTATCTTTTTCCGAACGTGCATTCTCTAGTTGATATTTAAGCCTTACTTTGCCCAAATAGAAATAGTTAAAAAGCAAAATTAAACCAATGATTAAAAGTGTATAAAATAAATAAGCAAACCATGTACGTGTAATTGGAGGTTTAACAATTATTTCAATACTCTCGGTTGGGGTAATGGGTGTTCCAACTGCATCGGTACCCCGTACAGAAAATGTATATTTTCCCGGATTAAGGTTGGTATAGGTTGCTGTAGAAGAAAAGCCTGCATTTACCCATTTTTCGTCAAATCCTTTTAGTTTATATTGATATTGGTTGTGATTATCCTGGTTAAAGTTACAGGCCGAGAACCCAATTTTAAAAACAGTATGATTTGGTTTTAATGTTAGCTTCTGTGTGTTTGAAATATGAGCCTGTAGTAATTGCGTATTATCGTTTGCTGATATTTCCTCATTATTTACCTCCAGGGATGAGAAAATGATATTTAAGTTAGAATTATCATGAATTAATCGTTCTTCATTGAATGAAACCAGACCTTCAATGCCGCCAACAAATAATTCTCCGTTTTTATCAAGGAAAAGTGCCTTGTGATTTAATTCACCTAGTGGGAACCCTGATTTGTGGTCATAGTTATAAAACTTTTTATTTTCTACATCAAAGCGCGTTAATCCATTTCTGGTCGAAACCCATAAATTCCCAAACCTTGATTCCTGAATACCATAAATATCATTGGAAGCAATGCCGTCCTTATCTTTTGTATACTGAGTAAAACTTTGAGTAGCTTTGTTAAACAAATACAATCCGCCACCATTTGTGCCAACCCAGAGCCTGAAATGGTGGTCTTCCAAAACATAATTAATTGCCTGGTTTTCAGGAGAATTATCATGCAAGCTCTTATTGTTATAATGCATAATCTCCCCATTTATAGGATTATAAGAAACTAAACCATGAAATTCGGTGCCTAACCATATCAAGCCTTTGCTGTCTCTTGCTAGATGATTGACAAATAGTGGGTTGGATTGATTTTCGAATATTTTAGAGTCTAATAGTTTGGAGAAGTTTCCATTTAGATTGTATTTAAATAATCCAAAATTGGTTCCAATTAGAAAATCTTCTCCAAGGGGAATTATCGATGTTACACTTTCAAATGTAACTTGCGAAGACCCAAACTTTTTATATTCAAATTTCTTTGTTTTTAAATCCAATATATTTAGACCTCCCCTGAATGTTCCAATAAGCAATTTGTCTTTAGCCAAGCATATAGTCTTAACATTGGTTTGAGATAGTCCTGTGTTGTCATTTCTTTTAGTGTAATTTGTAAAAATTTGTGTTTCGCGGTTATAATAGTCCAAACCTCCACCCTCGGTTGCAATCCAAAGGTTTTCTTTTTCATCTTCAATAATTTGGCCAATAACAGGGAAAAGAGGGGTTTGGGCTGATAATGGTTTTTTATACTTTTTATAAAGCGGATCAGAAATTTTTCCATACGAAACACCTCCAAAATAAGTTCCAGCCCAAATGATGTCATCGTTGCCAATGTACATCGAATGTACCGAGTTATGTCGTAAACTATTTTCATTATTCTTTTCAGAAAATATACTTGAAGTTGAATTGTTTTGAATATTAAAAACTGAAACACCATTAAAAGTTGCAACCCATATTCTGTTTTCACTATCCTCAATAATTTGTCTAACAATTGGACTGTTTAGATAAAATGGTTTACTAATGGTATTAATTAATGTATATTTTCTGGATTCAGTTTCATACTTAACCAAGCCTTTAGCTCCGGTACCTATCCAGAGCGACTTTTTTGAATCTACAAATAATTCAGTTAGTTCAACTGGCGCAGAAAAAGGCAATTGAAAATATTCTTTTCCTGTATTGCTTATTTTTATTATTCTTTGAGCGGTTTCATCAGCAATCCACAAATTATCTTCCAAATCAACAAATGCCGCTGTTAGTTTATTATTCCCGCCATAAGTACTAGTTGCTTTTTCGAAGATATTCTTGTGGGTATTGAAAGTAAATAAGCCAACTGGCGAAATAACAAAAATTGAGTCTCTATAAAGAACAATTCGTTCGCTGGGTACAACAAAGTTTTCAAATTTCATGGTTTTCAGGTTCAACCTTGAAACTCCTGCTCTCGTGCATACCCAAAGGTGGTTGTTTTCCTGGATTATGTGCTGAATATTATAATCTTGTATTGATGTTGAATCATTGTCACTTGGCAAGAATGTTTTCATTATTTCTCCATCCCAACAGTTTAGACCGTTTTGAGTGCCAAACCACATTCGGTTTAAATGGTCTTTATGGATTGTAAGAACCGATACTTGACTTAGCCCTTCTTTTAACCCAATATGATTAAAAGAAATATTTGAAATTGGGTCTTGTGCATGAGTATTCAATGTTAATATTGAAATGAATACTAGAGAGAAAAGTTCTAGTAGAATATTTTTCAGCTTAGGTTTCACAATGTCTTTCTTTCTGGTTCCAACGCAAAAATAACTATCTCACACTATTTCCTCTTTCCAAAAACTTTTTAATACAAGAAATTATATCATACAATCGTACCAAAAGTTCCAAAATCGTACTTTTCTTCAGGCACAAAACAGGGTATTAGACACAATATCAGACACATATGTGCTTTGTACGAATTTGAACACCATTAGCACTTTTCAAGCAAATAAGAACACTGGCTTCAGTTTATGTTTGCATTGAAAAATGGACTAAACATCATTCAATGCATTTCATAAAAAGAAAAATGAACTTATTAAAATCTAAAAGAGCAACAATTCTACTATTAATATTAATTCTGTTTGCATGTAGCGATAATAACTTTTCTATTGAGAAAAATCTCAATTTTTCTACTCAACAAATAGCATCAGCAATTGAAACTGCGTATGAGTTTGATAAAGCACCCCGGGGAATGAAAGAGGTTGGTTCGATTAAGTTTATGGATGATGAATTTGATTGGACGGAAGGTTTTTTCCCTGGACTTTGCTGGTTGCTTTACGATTATTCGCAAGATGAGGAATTTAAAAAAGCTGCCGAATATTTTCAGGCAAAATATGAAGAACATAAATACTATGCTACCAATCACGACTTGGGTTTCATTTTTAATTGTTCGTTTGGAAACGGGTATCGTATTACCGATAATAAACAGTACAAAGAAGTATTAATTACAGCCACAGAAAGTTTGATAAAAAGATATAATCCTAATGTAGGCTGTATACAATCGTGGGATACTGACCGTGGCTGGCAAAAAAGTCGTGGCTGGCAATTTCCGGTTATAATCGACAATATGATGAACCTGGAAATGTTGTTTGAAGCTACAAAACTAACGGGTAATCAAGAATACCACAACATTGCGGTAAATCATGCAAATGCAACCTTGGATAATCATTTCCGTGAAGATTTTAGTTCTTACCATGTAATAGACTATGATAAAGATTCAGGGAAGGTAAGAAACAGACATACCGCACAAGGCTATTCGCACGAGTCGGCTTGGGCGCGTGGCCAGGCCTGGGGGCTTTACGGTTTTACCATGTGCTACCGTTACACCAACGATGAACGCTATTTAAAACTGGCTGAAGAAATAGCCAATTTTCTATTAAGCCATCCGAATTTGCCCAAAGATAAAATTCCGTATTGGGACTTTGATGCCCCAAAAAATCCAGAGGCCTTACGAGA
Above is a genomic segment from uncultured Draconibacterium sp. containing:
- a CDS encoding two-component regulator propeller domain-containing protein; its protein translation is MKPKLKNILLELFSLVFISILTLNTHAQDPISNISFNHIGLKEGLSQVSVLTIHKDHLNRMWFGTQNGLNCWDGEIMKTFLPSDNDSTSIQDYNIQHIIQENNHLWVCTRAGVSRLNLKTMKFENFVVPSERIVLYRDSIFVISPVGLFTFNTHKNIFEKATSTYGGNNKLTAAFVDLEDNLWIADETAQRIIKISNTGKEYFQLPFSAPVELTELFVDSKKSLWIGTGAKGLVKYETESRKYTLINTISKPFYLNSPIVRQIIEDSENRIWVATFNGVSVFNIQNNSTSSIFSEKNNENSLRHNSVHSMYIGNDDIIWAGTYFGGVSYGKISDPLYKKYKKPLSAQTPLFPVIGQIIEDEKENLWIATEGGGLDYYNRETQIFTNYTKRNDNTGLSQTNVKTICLAKDKLLIGTFRGGLNILDLKTKKFEYKKFGSSQVTFESVTSIIPLGEDFLIGTNFGLFKYNLNGNFSKLLDSKIFENQSNPLFVNHLARDSKGLIWLGTEFHGLVSYNPINGEIMHYNNKSLHDNSPENQAINYVLEDHHFRLWVGTNGGGLYLFNKATQSFTQYTKDKDGIASNDIYGIQESRFGNLWVSTRNGLTRFDVENKKFYNYDHKSGFPLGELNHKALFLDKNGELFVGGIEGLVSFNEERLIHDNSNLNIIFSSLEVNNEEISANDNTQLLQAHISNTQKLTLKPNHTVFKIGFSACNFNQDNHNQYQYKLKGFDEKWVNAGFSSTATYTNLNPGKYTFSVRGTDAVGTPITPTESIEIIVKPPITRTWFAYLFYTLLIIGLILLFNYFYLGKVRLKYQLENARSEKDKIKEINQYKLMFFTNVSHEFMTPLTIILSSIENIFSKNKLPEEIKPSLQQILRNSKRLKNLNRELLDFRKLEQGHMRLQVQSNNIIPYLNDIFESFQVLAKEKKVNYQFVKNIEKEMLWYDSRQMDKVFYNLLSNAFNHTNVVGGMVTIKMESDQFETKIHISDNGKGISKDEVSKVFNRFFRADQIKKHNEYYGSGIGLALSENIVKAHKGTILCQSELGVGTTFTVSLKKGRSHFNNNEIATKITENQFSLDKDLIYTTGRLSNNLKEEVSELDSEEAPTLLIVDDNAEIRSIIKTIFIQKYHIELANSGEQGLEKAIQLQPDIIISDVKMPGMSGFEMCEMLKRNVKTSHIPIALLTALGSEEDKISGFKCGADSYITKPFNSESLVARIENLFENRKKLQSVFNQDLNTNSKSLAQNKTDQIFIDKAQQIIETHLLNPEFSVTDFAAEMSMSRTIFFKKIKAITGQTPNDFILTYKLKKAADILLKNTEKNVSEVAYDLGFNSPRYFSQCFKSHFGTSPSKYGK
- a CDS encoding glycoside hydrolase family 88 protein, producing the protein MNLLKSKRATILLLILILFACSDNNFSIEKNLNFSTQQIASAIETAYEFDKAPRGMKEVGSIKFMDDEFDWTEGFFPGLCWLLYDYSQDEEFKKAAEYFQAKYEEHKYYATNHDLGFIFNCSFGNGYRITDNKQYKEVLITATESLIKRYNPNVGCIQSWDTDRGWQKSRGWQFPVIIDNMMNLEMLFEATKLTGNQEYHNIAVNHANATLDNHFREDFSSYHVIDYDKDSGKVRNRHTAQGYSHESAWARGQAWGLYGFTMCYRYTNDERYLKLAEEIANFLLSHPNLPKDKIPYWDFDAPKNPEALRDVSAASIISSALLELDGYSAKDYKTPAKEMLISLSSKKYQTGGKENILILGHSVGSIPHGAEIDVPIVYADYYYVEALLRLRNLQNKKESDIK